A genomic region of Desulfonatronovibrio hydrogenovorans DSM 9292 contains the following coding sequences:
- a CDS encoding glycosyltransferase, which yields MVIAYHFPPELAVGSIRPKKAVKFLGELGWKPYVLTIREKYISNIDPDLEKQLPGVEISRTTVWPTPLQLAVALKAALPGKGGQPRNSHPKCSQIEKDTGKPGNKGWMASAKRGLVSLNWIPDSRMGWMVPAVAAGLKIIRKNRISLILATSPPFTCSVIGAVLACITKARLVVDFRDPWTHLQDRKPAEVVSPVSTRIESWLEKKVISKADTVVATTKKYRDALRSAHGDQPADKFVTIYNGYDAHDIEEVKSKTITPGIFTISYVGTFYRDRNPEYLLKALAELVDEGTLSRKNLRINFVGHVLKAGGSCVEEMIAASGLKDQVSLTGMVPYIEALEYMASSSVLVLLAPSYYYQIPAKTFEYLAFKKPILGLMDEGAAADLIRRLNAGLIVRQHDVPGIKTALVRLHRNHVQNGKEFQRYDPSEFERRVTIGQMADVLGRIQSESDSVQGRAKG from the coding sequence TTGGTAATTGCATACCATTTTCCGCCTGAGCTGGCAGTTGGCTCCATCAGGCCAAAGAAGGCAGTAAAATTTTTGGGTGAACTGGGGTGGAAACCATATGTGCTGACCATCAGGGAAAAATATATCAGCAACATAGATCCTGACCTGGAAAAACAGTTGCCAGGAGTTGAAATATCCAGGACTACTGTCTGGCCCACCCCCCTGCAGTTGGCCGTAGCCTTGAAGGCTGCTCTGCCCGGAAAAGGCGGGCAGCCCCGAAACAGCCATCCCAAATGTTCTCAGATTGAAAAAGATACTGGCAAACCAGGCAATAAAGGGTGGATGGCTTCTGCCAAGAGGGGCCTAGTATCCCTGAACTGGATACCTGACAGCCGGATGGGCTGGATGGTTCCGGCAGTGGCTGCCGGTCTGAAAATTATCAGAAAAAACAGGATCAGCCTGATACTGGCTACATCCCCTCCGTTTACCTGCAGTGTTATCGGCGCTGTCCTGGCCTGCATCACCAAAGCAAGGCTGGTGGTGGACTTCAGGGATCCCTGGACCCATCTTCAGGACCGCAAGCCTGCTGAGGTGGTCAGTCCTGTTTCCACCAGAATCGAATCCTGGCTGGAAAAAAAAGTGATATCCAAGGCTGATACAGTGGTGGCCACCACAAAAAAATACCGGGATGCCTTGCGTTCAGCCCATGGTGATCAGCCAGCGGACAAGTTTGTGACCATTTATAACGGGTATGATGCGCACGATATTGAGGAAGTCAAATCCAAAACCATAACCCCAGGTATATTCACTATAAGTTATGTGGGAACGTTTTACCGGGACCGCAACCCGGAATACCTGCTCAAAGCCTTGGCTGAACTGGTGGATGAAGGAACCCTGAGCCGGAAAAATCTGAGGATTAACTTTGTGGGACATGTGCTTAAGGCTGGAGGGAGTTGCGTGGAAGAAATGATTGCCGCCTCAGGACTGAAGGACCAGGTCAGCCTGACCGGAATGGTCCCGTACATCGAAGCCCTTGAGTACATGGCTTCTTCTTCAGTGCTTGTTCTCCTGGCCCCCAGCTATTACTACCAGATCCCGGCCAAGACATTTGAATATCTGGCTTTTAAAAAGCCCATCCTGGGACTGATGGATGAAGGCGCTGCCGCAGACTTGATTCGCAGACTTAATGCCGGATTGATTGTCCGCCAACATGATGTTCCGGGAATAAAAACTGCCCTGGTCAGGCTCCACAGGAACCATGTCCAGAATGGAAAAGAGTTTCAGAGGTATGATCCTTCTGAATTTGAGCGCAGAGTGACCATTGGGCAGATGGCCGACGTACTTGGTCGGATCCAGAGTGAATCCGATTCAGTCCAGGGAAGGGCAAAAGGGTGA
- a CDS encoding phenylacetate--CoA ligase family protein — protein MYPKIVKHLIFPLHEKFMGRRTMSCLDELEKWQWAEPEEIQELQLAKLKSLLMHATDNIPFYNERFRKFGFNPQEIKSIKDIRDIPMLTKEEIRTNLEAMLWKECPGGLHRYNTGGSSGQPLVFYFDRRRQAFDKAARIMTHRWWGVDIGDREFYLWGSPLEMAGQDRLKQIRDRLTNEYLYSAFEISQDMVPEIVTRLEKFRPKCLFGYPSTISLFCSMAGKQHIDLSGLGITVVFSTAEVLYEHQKRIINQALGGIPVVDSYGSREGGFINHQCREGTYHVMDPNYILELINDDGKPVLEGETGEVVITHLDAWGMPFIRYRTGDMAKSDGMECPCGRGLSSMASLQGRTTDFIVTPDGRWQHALSLIYVVRDIEGVSEFKIVQEEIDLVRVLIRTDSSLYPDNGDRRIRQGFKKRMGGEVKVRIEHVEMIPRDASGKFRYVVSNVGGNYDC, from the coding sequence ATGTATCCAAAAATAGTTAAGCATCTTATTTTTCCGCTTCATGAAAAATTCATGGGCAGAAGGACTATGTCATGTCTTGATGAACTTGAGAAATGGCAATGGGCTGAACCTGAAGAAATCCAGGAGCTGCAGCTTGCCAAGTTGAAATCCCTGCTGATGCATGCAACTGATAACATACCATTTTACAATGAGCGGTTCAGGAAATTCGGTTTCAATCCCCAGGAAATCAAGTCAATCAAAGACATAAGGGATATCCCCATGCTGACCAAAGAGGAGATACGGACCAATCTGGAAGCCATGCTTTGGAAAGAGTGTCCTGGCGGTCTGCATAGGTACAACACAGGGGGATCATCAGGCCAGCCTCTGGTTTTTTACTTTGACCGCAGGCGTCAGGCATTTGATAAGGCTGCAAGGATCATGACTCATCGATGGTGGGGGGTAGATATCGGTGACAGAGAGTTTTATTTGTGGGGGTCTCCACTTGAAATGGCTGGCCAGGACAGACTTAAGCAGATAAGAGATAGGTTGACCAATGAATATCTGTATAGTGCATTTGAAATTTCTCAGGACATGGTACCTGAAATAGTCACCAGACTGGAAAAATTCAGGCCCAAATGCCTGTTCGGATACCCTAGTACCATCAGCCTTTTTTGTTCCATGGCTGGAAAACAGCATATCGATCTTTCCGGACTTGGGATCACAGTGGTTTTTTCAACCGCCGAAGTATTGTATGAGCATCAGAAGAGAATTATCAACCAGGCCTTGGGAGGAATTCCGGTTGTTGACTCTTACGGCAGCAGGGAAGGAGGTTTTATCAACCACCAATGCAGGGAGGGAACCTATCATGTGATGGATCCCAATTATATCCTGGAGCTGATCAATGATGACGGAAAACCTGTGCTGGAAGGTGAAACCGGGGAAGTGGTCATAACTCATCTGGATGCCTGGGGAATGCCTTTTATTCGTTACAGGACCGGTGACATGGCCAAGTCTGATGGAATGGAGTGTCCCTGCGGGAGAGGACTCAGTTCCATGGCCAGCTTACAGGGCCGGACCACTGATTTTATAGTCACGCCGGATGGCCGCTGGCAGCATGCCTTGTCTTTGATCTATGTGGTCCGGGACATTGAAGGGGTTTCCGAGTTTAAGATTGTTCAGGAAGAGATTGATCTGGTCCGGGTCCTGATCCGAACTGATTCCAGTTTATACCCGGACAATGGTGACCGGAGAATTAGGCAGGGATTTAAAAAACGGATGGGAGGGGAAGTAAAAGTCAGGATTGAGCATGTTGAGATGATTCCCAGGGATGCTTCGGGAAAATTCAGATATGTTGTTTCCAATGTCGGCGGAAATTATGACTGCTAA
- a CDS encoding DsbA family protein gives MFRIRLTLTFLMVFMIGIAGCESADRGGSEDRALIESVLRDNPELIMEIIKDNKTTLAQLVHEGTRELGEMARRQDLMRQMNDPLDPAIDPKRIILGSPEAEVTIIEYFNFLCPVCHVAGQKVQDVVKELSNQTRLILKHVVRGEASRKAAMYFEAVFRLDRDKALEFKDLVFSRSTALVSDPGQTLDEIVAQLGLDIDSVRDVLEDPEIQNILDKDLEEVERLGILGTPVILVNGIMLHGFVSQQELYRVIAMITGQEHQDNGLVEKDNEYDMCLGDFEECE, from the coding sequence ATGTTTAGGATCAGATTGACCCTGACTTTTTTGATGGTTTTCATGATCGGTATTGCTGGATGCGAATCAGCTGATAGAGGCGGAAGTGAGGATAGGGCACTTATTGAGTCAGTTCTCCGGGACAATCCGGAACTAATTATGGAAATCATCAAGGACAATAAGACAACTCTGGCTCAATTGGTGCATGAGGGAACAAGAGAGCTTGGAGAAATGGCCAGGCGCCAGGACTTGATGAGGCAGATGAACGATCCTCTTGACCCGGCAATAGATCCAAAACGAATAATCCTTGGCAGTCCGGAAGCTGAAGTGACTATTATCGAGTATTTTAATTTTCTCTGTCCGGTCTGCCATGTAGCTGGTCAGAAGGTTCAGGACGTTGTGAAGGAGCTTTCAAACCAGACGCGGCTGATCTTGAAGCATGTGGTCAGGGGCGAGGCGTCCAGGAAGGCAGCCATGTACTTTGAGGCTGTATTCAGGCTGGACAGGGACAAGGCCTTGGAGTTCAAAGACCTGGTTTTTTCACGGTCAACAGCCTTGGTCAGTGATCCTGGTCAGACTTTGGATGAGATTGTTGCTCAGCTTGGTCTGGATATTGATTCTGTCCGGGACGTTCTGGAAGACCCCGAAATTCAAAACATACTGGACAAGGATCTGGAAGAGGTTGAAAGACTGGGTATTCTTGGGACTCCGGTTATCCTGGTTAACGGGATCATGCTGCATGGGTTTGTTTCTCAGCAGGAATTGTACAGAGTGATTGCTATGATCACCGGGCAGGAGCACCAGGACAATGGTCTTGTTGAAAAGGACAACGAGTATGACATGTGTCTGGGGGATTTTGAGGAGTGCGAGTAA
- a CDS encoding right-handed parallel beta-helix repeat-containing protein: MKRFFNLIRNVLAVFGLMGIIGLGVAMYVLLKSTSQPPRTVAQKVLERAGLESAFLAALVERKPARPEGLDLPPLDAFDWMGHGASLNNNLLPVVFNLSGLPVPRAWLISGEVGSYSEQSVSRTLKVNTASDFLSALGRANPGDAITLSPGSYTISRRTIPVNRPGTVDEPIVVRAERVGEVSLELDTLEGFLVSAPYWIFENLEIKGVCSTHSRCEHAFHVVGSGNGFVLRNSRVSDFNAAIKANAIDGSDGQRIFPDGALIKNNTFYNTSIRNTRSPVVPLDLVGTDHWVIRGNIIADFSKGQGDQVSTGAFIKGNSSNGVFENNLVVCEYSHSGGVRLGLSFGGGGTGSSAARDHVVSIEHTGGLVRNNVVMNCSDVGLYLNKARKTTVLNNIFYRTMGIDVRFEASSAVIFNNILDGRIRSRDGGTFIENNNLITGSGVRGMFRPDFKDLFVEPDRADFRLLKPGPVVAQGIRHDKLKEDICGHNRGDQPDLGPFEYSEHTLCRLLDF; the protein is encoded by the coding sequence GTGAAAAGATTTTTTAACCTGATCAGGAATGTTCTGGCAGTTTTCGGGCTTATGGGAATAATTGGACTTGGAGTGGCCATGTATGTCCTGCTGAAATCAACCAGCCAGCCTCCCAGAACTGTTGCCCAGAAAGTGCTGGAGAGGGCGGGACTGGAGTCAGCATTTCTAGCTGCATTGGTTGAAAGAAAACCGGCCAGGCCTGAAGGTCTTGATCTGCCTCCTCTTGATGCCTTTGACTGGATGGGGCACGGTGCAAGTCTGAATAATAATCTGCTGCCGGTAGTCTTTAATCTTTCAGGGCTCCCTGTTCCCCGGGCATGGCTGATTTCCGGGGAAGTCGGATCATACTCGGAGCAGAGTGTGTCACGCACCCTTAAAGTCAATACTGCATCTGATTTCTTGAGTGCCCTAGGCAGAGCCAACCCCGGGGATGCCATTACTCTTTCTCCAGGTAGCTATACTATCAGCAGGCGCACAATACCAGTGAACCGGCCAGGAACTGTGGACGAGCCCATAGTTGTCAGGGCTGAAAGGGTTGGCGAAGTGTCCCTGGAGCTGGATACCCTGGAAGGCTTTTTGGTCAGTGCACCGTACTGGATATTTGAAAACCTGGAAATAAAAGGAGTTTGTTCCACTCACAGCCGGTGCGAACATGCCTTTCACGTGGTGGGCAGCGGGAATGGTTTTGTGCTCAGGAACAGCAGGGTGAGTGATTTCAATGCGGCAATCAAAGCCAATGCCATTGATGGATCGGATGGACAGAGGATTTTCCCAGACGGAGCCTTAATAAAGAACAATACATTTTACAACACCAGCATTCGAAACACCAGGTCGCCTGTTGTTCCTCTGGACCTGGTGGGCACGGACCACTGGGTTATCCGGGGAAACATCATTGCTGATTTTTCCAAGGGACAGGGAGATCAGGTAAGTACCGGGGCTTTTATCAAAGGCAATTCCAGTAACGGTGTTTTTGAAAATAACCTGGTTGTCTGTGAGTATTCCCATTCAGGAGGAGTAAGGCTGGGACTGTCTTTTGGCGGTGGAGGAACAGGAAGTTCAGCTGCCCGTGATCACGTTGTTTCCATTGAACACACAGGAGGCCTGGTGCGCAATAATGTGGTCATGAACTGTTCTGATGTGGGGCTTTATTTGAATAAGGCTCGAAAGACCACGGTTCTTAACAATATATTTTACCGGACCATGGGCATTGACGTGCGTTTTGAGGCTAGTTCAGCCGTAATCTTCAACAATATTCTGGACGGCAGGATACGCTCCCGGGATGGAGGAACTTTTATTGAAAACAATAATCTGATTACAGGGAGTGGAGTCAGAGGGATGTTCAGGCCTGACTTTAAGGATCTTTTTGTGGAACCAGACCGTGCGGATTTCAGACTGCTTAAACCAGGGCCCGTTGTTGCTCAGGGGATAAGGCATGACAAACTGAAAGAGGACATATGTGGCCACAATAGAGGTGATCAACCTGACCTAGGGCCTTTTGAATACAGTGAACACACTCTGTGCAGACTCTTGGATTTTTAA
- a CDS encoding HEAT repeat domain-containing protein has translation MILAADPVSASGHQIQGIRIVNERWPDPSTMDSFARDAVRLMGAETSEEKALALFYFIRMFTARTDGNVPREPVLGDNYIDDPLKVLNVYGAHHCDGLSRVMEMAWRSLNGRAEKLYRSGHTQTNVKWKDQDGISRWHLMDISEGWFVYDRSGKHIAGPDQIARDYSLIFRPSRGPVPRRAHYWGMYNWIHAPHLDWPSHKMDIDLYPGQTFTRLWGNIDLPYQDNFAAQGKKDFEHGPYPVTFGNGILKYVPVFSNGDALCHNHSSGLAVRQAEDPGRELLLGPDKPGRYAQAVFSISSPYIISRAWINGSFFRQDGRDELSIDISTDEGESWNKVWSGEESGAFQLVEQPLSGEFDIYGAPPENTAYPFGRYSYLVRVRMKAYQDVMSVGLDHLEIVTITQHNLFSLPMLWPGTNEITVSGYIPRGKGLAVTYNWKDLEGRNRKSRVVVEEAPYTYNIQTSGRRWNDVVTSSIILEVIPANGQGNRVVIRESELDVFEEIGPAQAFPLKDIVGQNYPRDLKSLEQYVADLDHPSRQIQALSGLMVLGDDTAFVGVKEVALESVSHPQKEMAIQALYLLNPDLARPVFLELLDNSPRVRWKDDPENRLVWLGHWYNISALIGNILASSRDVAGVPYLIRVLESIIIENDRSWQAHTSIIRSLGILGDPAAAEAIRPFLGRDLNVTAAAARALGQLGDFDSRDSLRVLFRKASYPMITYYAGQALIMLGDSSIIPDMHIKLHGQDENMRALAACALCVLGDEKDLAVLDSFLDIEPFEWVRLAGSHDREKGCECEKIF, from the coding sequence TTGATCCTGGCAGCAGATCCAGTCAGTGCTTCCGGACATCAGATTCAGGGGATCAGGATCGTGAATGAGCGCTGGCCTGATCCCTCCACTATGGATAGCTTTGCCAGAGACGCTGTACGTCTGATGGGGGCTGAGACCAGTGAAGAAAAAGCCCTGGCACTTTTTTATTTCATCCGAATGTTTACGGCCAGGACTGACGGGAATGTTCCCAGGGAGCCGGTCCTGGGTGACAACTATATTGATGATCCTCTAAAGGTGCTTAATGTTTATGGGGCACATCATTGCGACGGTCTGAGCAGGGTGATGGAGATGGCCTGGAGGTCCCTTAATGGCCGGGCTGAAAAGCTTTATCGAAGTGGGCATACTCAGACCAATGTCAAATGGAAGGATCAGGACGGGATTTCCCGGTGGCATCTGATGGATATTTCAGAAGGGTGGTTTGTATATGACCGTTCAGGAAAGCATATTGCCGGTCCAGATCAGATTGCCAGAGATTATTCTCTTATTTTCAGGCCATCCAGGGGGCCAGTTCCCAGAAGAGCCCATTACTGGGGGATGTACAACTGGATCCATGCACCTCATTTGGACTGGCCTTCCCACAAGATGGATATCGATCTGTACCCTGGTCAGACTTTCACCCGACTGTGGGGAAATATTGATCTACCATACCAGGACAATTTTGCTGCCCAAGGGAAAAAAGACTTTGAACATGGTCCGTATCCTGTCACTTTTGGCAACGGTATCCTGAAGTATGTTCCTGTTTTTTCCAATGGGGATGCCCTGTGTCATAATCACAGCTCAGGACTTGCCGTCAGACAGGCAGAAGACCCGGGCAGGGAATTACTCCTTGGACCGGATAAACCCGGAAGGTATGCCCAGGCCGTTTTTTCAATTTCTTCTCCTTATATCATATCCCGAGCCTGGATCAACGGATCGTTTTTCCGGCAGGATGGCAGGGATGAATTGTCCATAGATATTTCAACTGATGAGGGGGAGAGTTGGAATAAGGTCTGGAGCGGGGAGGAATCAGGAGCATTCCAGCTGGTTGAGCAGCCCCTGTCCGGAGAATTTGATATTTACGGTGCTCCTCCTGAGAATACTGCTTATCCTTTTGGTCGATACAGCTATCTGGTCAGGGTCAGGATGAAGGCATACCAGGATGTTATGAGCGTCGGTCTGGATCATCTGGAAATAGTCACAATAACCCAGCACAATCTTTTTTCCCTGCCCATGCTCTGGCCCGGGACCAATGAAATAACCGTATCCGGATATATCCCCAGGGGCAAGGGACTTGCGGTTACCTACAATTGGAAAGATCTTGAAGGACGGAACAGGAAAAGCCGGGTCGTGGTAGAGGAAGCACCCTATACCTACAATATCCAAACTTCAGGGCGGAGATGGAATGATGTGGTCACAAGCTCAATCATCCTGGAGGTTATCCCGGCAAATGGACAAGGCAACAGAGTGGTTATCAGGGAAAGTGAGCTGGATGTATTTGAAGAGATTGGCCCGGCCCAGGCTTTTCCACTCAAGGACATTGTTGGTCAGAATTATCCCCGCGATTTGAAAAGCCTGGAACAGTATGTTGCTGACCTTGATCATCCATCCAGACAGATCCAGGCTCTGAGCGGTCTGATGGTGCTTGGGGATGATACTGCCTTTGTCGGGGTTAAAGAAGTTGCTCTTGAATCAGTGTCTCATCCTCAAAAAGAGATGGCCATCCAGGCCCTTTATTTGCTTAATCCTGACCTAGCCCGTCCGGTGTTTTTGGAGCTGTTAGATAATTCTCCCAGAGTTCGCTGGAAAGATGATCCTGAGAACAGACTGGTGTGGTTGGGACACTGGTATAATATCTCGGCCTTGATAGGAAATATTCTGGCTTCCAGCCGGGATGTGGCTGGGGTTCCATACCTGATCAGAGTCCTGGAAAGCATCATTATTGAGAATGACCGTTCATGGCAGGCCCATACCTCCATTATCCGCAGCCTGGGTATTCTTGGAGATCCTGCAGCTGCAGAAGCGATTCGTCCATTTCTTGGCAGGGATCTCAATGTTACTGCAGCGGCAGCCAGAGCTCTGGGTCAGCTGGGTGATTTTGATTCCAGAGACAGTTTAAGGGTGTTGTTTAGAAAGGCAAGTTACCCCATGATTACCTATTATGCGGGCCAGGCTCTGATAATGCTTGGAGACAGCAGCATCATCCCAGACATGCATATCAAACTTCATGGTCAGGATGAAAACATGAGGGCTCTGGCTGCGTGTGCCTTGTGCGTTCTTGGGGATGAAAAAGATTTGGCTGTTTTGGACAGTTTTTTGGATATTGAGCCATTTGAATGGGTGAGGCTGGCTGGTTCACATGACAGAGAGAAAGGATGTGAGTGTGAAAAGATTTTTTAA
- a CDS encoding glycosyltransferase translates to MTQTNATGKIKVEHVVKSFRVGGLEKIIKYLVLNSGSRFLPGVTVLQRSGPFSEEVSRKGHRVTVFNAYERKISAIRLVMEMVSAFRTVRPDIVHCHDTESWIYGTIAARLSGVKKVVFTKHGHMENFSRTLAAECRVASWFTRTIAAVSPQVKDELVFRLGINPLKIDVVYNGIDSKAFHPPEDKGQAKEHLGLPADSFVAGSVTRFFQVKNIEMQMDMIERLKDMIPGFHYLLVAPMTPAGERIKQDAVKRGLEDHVHFLGYRSDIPEILQAMDVFVLTSFSEGTSVALLEAMASGCVPVASSTGGTPNLIEHGKNGFLFEINDLDALCGNVLKCFEDREARSNIISGIGENLGKYTMEKMVECYETVYLK, encoded by the coding sequence ATGACTCAAACCAACGCAACCGGAAAGATAAAGGTTGAGCACGTAGTAAAATCGTTTCGGGTCGGTGGGCTGGAAAAAATAATAAAGTACCTGGTCCTTAATTCCGGCAGTAGGTTTCTTCCAGGGGTAACGGTCCTGCAAAGAAGCGGTCCTTTTTCCGAAGAAGTTTCCCGGAAAGGACACAGGGTGACGGTGTTCAATGCGTATGAACGGAAGATTTCTGCCATTCGCCTGGTCATGGAGATGGTATCCGCATTCAGGACTGTTCGTCCGGATATTGTTCACTGTCATGATACTGAGTCCTGGATTTATGGGACCATTGCGGCTCGGTTGAGTGGTGTAAAAAAGGTCGTTTTCACCAAGCACGGACATATGGAAAATTTCAGTCGAACCTTGGCTGCAGAATGCAGAGTTGCATCGTGGTTTACCAGAACCATTGCCGCTGTATCGCCTCAGGTCAAGGATGAGCTTGTTTTTAGACTAGGCATCAATCCTCTTAAAATAGATGTTGTGTACAATGGGATAGACAGCAAGGCCTTTCATCCTCCTGAAGACAAAGGCCAGGCCAAAGAGCATTTAGGATTGCCGGCGGATTCATTTGTTGCCGGTTCAGTAACCAGGTTTTTTCAAGTGAAAAATATCGAGATGCAGATGGATATGATTGAAAGGCTGAAGGATATGATCCCTGGATTTCATTATCTGCTGGTTGCTCCCATGACTCCGGCCGGGGAAAGAATCAAGCAGGATGCCGTGAAACGGGGACTTGAAGATCATGTTCATTTTCTTGGTTACAGGTCGGATATCCCTGAGATCCTGCAGGCCATGGATGTATTTGTTCTTACCTCATTTTCTGAGGGTACTTCTGTAGCCCTGTTAGAGGCAATGGCATCAGGATGTGTTCCTGTTGCAAGCTCTACAGGTGGAACACCGAATTTGATAGAACATGGCAAAAACGGCTTTCTTTTTGAAATAAATGATCTGGATGCACTCTGCGGAAATGTGTTGAAATGTTTTGAAGACAGGGAGGCAAGATCAAATATTATATCTGGAATAGGCGAGAATCTGGGGAAATATACCATGGAAAAAATGGTTGAATGTTATGAAACAGTTTATCTGAAATAA
- the asnB gene encoding asparagine synthase (glutamine-hydrolyzing), translating into MCGICGIFNVDGRPVAESSIKKMASTMVHRGPDGEGVFVKGSLGLGHRRLAIIDLDTGAQPMATRDGQLQVVFNGEIYNFLELKKDLQNRGHVFQTKSDTESILHAYREWGLDFVKHLRGMFAIALWDERKKHLVLARDRIGKKPLYYLADGNKLVFGSELKAVLAAPGVPRNLDHAALDCYFSYGYVPSPLSIFKQIRKLPPAHAAICSREGFKSWRYWKLNLEPDTDYGREEDILDQLVQLFDESVKIRMISDVPLGAFLSGGVDSSAVVASMAVQNPGFSVKTSAIGFSDKKFDELEFARKVARLYGTDHTEFIVEPDALDVIEKLVWHFDEPFADSSAIPTFYVSRMARKKVTVALSGDGGDENFAGYASRYSMTAFEDKVRRKIPSFFRKGVVQRIGRFYPRLDNFPRPLRLRSFLQNIGVSADVAYFRDMSFYFRPEDKLELFRREYLRMTEDADPAEFLGGYFREAANADQLSRAQYVDMMTYLPEDILVKVDRMSMANSLEVRAPILDHVFMEYVAGLPASLKLRNSESKYIFKKMNEGRLPPEVLYRKKQGFCVPLSDWMKNGLKQFAEDTLFSGGILNEFCEQEKLQKLWQGHQQGREDNSHQIWALLMLELWHEKFADNRF; encoded by the coding sequence ATGTGCGGAATATGCGGAATATTTAATGTTGATGGCAGGCCTGTTGCTGAAAGTTCCATAAAAAAGATGGCCTCAACTATGGTTCACCGGGGTCCAGACGGAGAGGGAGTTTTTGTCAAAGGCTCTCTTGGGCTGGGGCATAGACGCCTTGCAATCATCGACCTTGATACCGGAGCCCAGCCCATGGCCACCAGGGACGGCCAGTTGCAGGTTGTTTTCAACGGAGAGATATATAATTTTCTGGAGTTGAAAAAGGATCTCCAAAACAGAGGTCATGTATTTCAGACCAAAAGCGATACCGAAAGCATTCTGCATGCCTACAGAGAATGGGGTCTTGATTTTGTTAAACATCTCAGAGGAATGTTTGCCATCGCCCTATGGGATGAGCGGAAAAAGCATCTGGTACTGGCCAGGGACCGGATCGGAAAAAAGCCTTTATACTACCTGGCCGATGGCAATAAGCTTGTTTTTGGCTCTGAACTGAAAGCTGTTCTTGCAGCTCCAGGTGTTCCCCGTAATCTCGATCATGCTGCCCTGGACTGTTATTTCAGCTATGGGTACGTGCCTTCTCCCCTGAGCATCTTTAAGCAGATCCGCAAGCTTCCCCCTGCCCATGCGGCGATCTGTTCCCGTGAAGGTTTTAAATCCTGGCGCTACTGGAAGCTTAACTTGGAACCTGATACTGATTATGGCAGAGAAGAGGACATTTTGGATCAACTTGTCCAGCTGTTTGACGAATCAGTCAAAATCCGCATGATCAGTGACGTTCCTTTGGGAGCTTTTTTAAGTGGCGGAGTAGACTCCAGCGCGGTGGTTGCTTCCATGGCTGTCCAGAATCCTGGTTTTTCGGTCAAGACTTCAGCCATAGGTTTTTCAGATAAAAAGTTTGATGAATTGGAATTTGCCCGGAAAGTAGCCCGGCTTTATGGAACCGACCATACGGAATTTATTGTTGAACCCGATGCCTTGGATGTGATTGAGAAGCTTGTCTGGCACTTTGATGAACCTTTTGCCGATTCTTCAGCTATACCTACATTTTATGTTTCCAGGATGGCGAGAAAAAAAGTTACAGTGGCTTTGTCAGGAGATGGTGGTGATGAAAATTTTGCAGGATATGCCAGCCGCTATTCCATGACTGCATTTGAAGACAAAGTTCGTCGGAAGATACCATCCTTTTTTCGGAAAGGAGTAGTCCAGAGAATTGGACGATTTTATCCCAGACTTGATAATTTCCCCAGGCCTCTCAGGCTGAGATCCTTTCTGCAAAATATAGGAGTAAGCGCTGATGTGGCATATTTCAGGGACATGTCTTTTTATTTTCGGCCTGAGGACAAATTGGAACTTTTTCGAAGGGAATATTTAAGAATGACTGAGGATGCCGATCCTGCTGAGTTTTTGGGCGGTTACTTTAGAGAAGCCGCAAATGCTGACCAATTGAGCAGGGCTCAGTATGTGGACATGATGACCTACCTGCCCGAAGATATCCTGGTCAAAGTTGACAGGATGAGCATGGCCAATTCCCTGGAAGTCCGCGCTCCAATACTTGACCATGTGTTTATGGAATACGTTGCCGGACTTCCAGCCAGCCTCAAGTTAAGGAATTCAGAATCCAAGTATATTTTTAAGAAAATGAATGAAGGAAGACTCCCTCCTGAAGTACTTTATCGGAAAAAGCAGGGATTTTGTGTACCCCTTTCTGATTGGATGAAAAATGGCTTGAAACAGTTTGCTGAGGATACTTTGTTTTCTGGTGGGATCCTGAATGAATTTTGTGAACAGGAAAAACTGCAGAAATTATGGCAAGGACATCAGCAAGGAAGAGAAGATAATTCGCATCAGATTTGGGCACTGCTTATGCTGGAACTCTGGCATGAAAAATTTGCAGATAACAGGTTCTGA